A window of the Acanthochromis polyacanthus isolate Apoly-LR-REF ecotype Palm Island chromosome 10, KAUST_Apoly_ChrSc, whole genome shotgun sequence genome harbors these coding sequences:
- the LOC127535704 gene encoding uncharacterized protein LOC127535704, with protein MFGFSSSFFPHPLLMVWLYYCTLHGQRCHGDRSVFCRMEVLKRYCSLPDYQRICCKSCSNVTITEPVPNPTSTSTPITSIWPRVTAPPLTSIQSSDFTTLQPTEAVITTSSTSTINSWPATHPPASTTPTHHSTLTSWSVTEMTTTDPPATTSAHVLSTIFPMTITTVSTTVPDVTTHPLPLPAPDTDRSTDPLVQRTTNSPATSGTIPATELSTTTSATMADPAEITTQTDILPKSKPEKKTIPKKTQQKGIPSKVNPKKKTPQKSLPKKPAPQRSIPKRKTLLQKRLQQTLLQKRLQQRLLQ; from the exons ATGTTTGggttttcctcctctttcttcccgCATCCTCTGCTAATGGTCTGGCTTTACTACTGTACTTTGCACG GCCAGCGTTGTCATGGAGACCGCTCTGTGTTCTGTCGTATGGAGGTGCTGAAGCGCTACTGCTCTCTACCGGACTACCAGCGCATATGCTGCAAGTCGTGCAGCAATGTCACCATCACAGAGCCTGTACCCAACCCCACCTCCACATCCACCCCCATCACCTCCATCTGGCCCCGAGTCACAGCTCCTCCACTCACCAGCATCCAGAGCTCTGACTTCACCACCCTCCAACCCACCGAAGCCGTCATCACTACCAGTTCCACTTCTACCATAAATTCCTGGCCTGCCACTCATCCTCCTGCCTCCACCACCCCAACCCATCATTCCACACTAACTTCATGGAGTGTTACAGAAATGACCACCACTGATCCCCCAGCTACCACCAGTGCTCATGTCCTCTCTACCATCTTCCCCATGACAATCACCACAGTTTCCACAACCGTTCCTGATGTTACTACTCATCCCTTGCCTCTGCCTGCCCCAGACACAGATAGGAGCACAGATCCACTGGTACAAAGAACTACAAATAGTCCAGCAACATCTGGTACGATTCCTGCCACAGAACTTTCAACAACAACCAGTGCAACAATGGCAGATCCAGCAGAAATCaccacacaaacagacattcTCCCAAAATCCAAACCTGAAAAGAAAACGATACCAAAGAAAACCCAGCAGAAGGGGATTCCTTCAAAAGTCaatccaaaaaagaaaacaccacaaaaaagtcttccaaaaaagCCTGCCCCCCAAAGATCTAtcccaaaaagaaaaacactgctcCAAAAAAGACTCCAGCAAACGCTTCTCCAAAAAAGACTCCAGCAAAGACTACTCCAGTGA